TCCACAGGCATAGTGATGTATTGCTCCACATCTTGCGTCGCAAGGTTGGCTGATGTGGTAATTACCTGTACCTGATTGTTGGTAATGTCAGGAACCGCGCCTACGGAAAGATTGGCTAATGCAAATATTCCGAAACCAATAATCGTAATTGTGAAAAGTATGATTATCAGCTTGTGCCTGACACTAAACCGAATTATCTTGTTTAACATAAACGCATGAAAAAGTTTTCATATAATGTTCTGAAAGCTACACAAATGAACAAAAAAATGCAAGATAAATCAAATCTTATTTATCCAGTATTTTAATTTTTTCTTGTTCTAAATAAGCAAGTCACGCAAAAGCCACTTATCTATCAAAAAATAAACGGCTTAAAATTCAGACGTAGCATAAACCTTTAAAGTTTTCTCCCTACTCACTGAACAATAAAAATTCAAGTTTTATTTGGTGATTGCAGCAAAATAACACTATCTTTGTACGACATCATCGTAGCTTTTCCAAAAGGGAAAAACCACAACGTACTCATTTTTAAATTGTAACCTATGAAAAAAATTACCTCATTCGCAATTATTGTCTTAATCGCTACTATTTCCACGAGCGTATTCTCTCAGAACAGTGATCTGAAGTATAAGACAGTTCCCAATGATCCGATCAGTGCACGTATTTACACCCTGGATAACGGGTTGAAAGTTTACATGAGCGTGAATCCTGAAACCCCCCGTATACAAACCTATATTGCCGTACGAGTGGGAGGGAAAAACGATCCGGCAGAAACCACCGGCCTTGCTCATTATTTCGAACACCTGATGTTTAAGGGCACAAAAAAATTCGGCACCCAGGATTACACGCAGGAAGAGCCGATGCTAAAAGAGATTGAAGGCCTCTTCGAGAAATACCGGAATACAGAAGACGATACCCAAAGAAGAGCCATTTACAAGGAAATTGACAGTATCTCCTACGCCGCATCCAAGCTAGCCATCCCCAACGAGTACGACAAACTGATGAAGACTATCGGGGCAACAGGGACAAACGCCTATACGGGTTTTGACATGACGGTTTATACGGAAAATATACCGTCGAATCAAATCGAAAATTGGGCAAGAATACAATCGGACCGTTTTCAAAACAATGTGATTCGTGGTTTTCACACAGAACTGGAAACGGTTTATGAGGAGAAAAACATGTCACTCACCCGCGACAGCCGGAAAGTGTACGAAAAAGTGCTTGCCTCACTGTTCCCTCACCACCCGTACGGTAAACAGACCGTGCTCGGCACACAAGAACACCTGAAGAATCCGTCAATCATAAACATTAAAAACTACTACAAGACCTACTACGTTCCGAACAACATGGCTATCTGCGTTGCCGGAGATTTTGATCCTGATGAAATGATCAAGATTATCGATACCTATTTCGGAGAGATGAAACCTAATCCCAGCCTGCCAGTTATAGAACCATCTGCCGGGCAACCTATAACAAAGCCGGTTGAAACGGATGTGTTGGGGCAGGAAGCCGAAAACGTGACCCTCGGCTGGCGAATGGGTGGATGGGCCACACCCGACAAAGATATGCTCGATATCATCAGCCTAATTATGAATAACGGAAAAGCCGGATTAATCGACCTGAACCTGCTGCAGCAGCAAAAAGTGCTTTCTGCATATTCGGGTGCCTACAGCATGGCAGACCACTGCGCTTTTGTTATGAATGCCACGCCCAAGAAAGGACAGACACTTGAGCAGGTAAGAGATTTGTTGCTGGGAGAAGTGGAAAAACTGAAAAAAGGTGATTTTCCCCAGGAACTGATAACTGCATCTATCAACAACATGAAGCTGAGCGAGATGTATCGAATAGAGAGCAATGGAGGACGGGCTAACTGGTTTGTAAACTCATTCATCAACGGGACGGAGTGGGCCAACGAAGTAACCCGGATCGATCGTATCGCAAAAATCACTAAAAAACAGATCGTGGATTTTGCCAACGAAAAATTTCGCAACAATTATGCCGTAATCTATAAACGCGAAGGAAAAGATCCCACGGAGTTAAAGATCGACAAACCACAAATCACGCCCATTGCCACCAATCGTGATGCGGTAAGCACATTCGTAAAAGAAATTCAGGACGCTAGGGTCACACCCATTGAACCTGTGTTTCTCGACTTCGATAAGGACATGAAAATACTGACTGCCAAATCAAAGATCCCCGTGCTCTACAAGCAGAATGTAACCAACGGCATTTTCAGCCTGATTTATGTGTTCGACATGGGAAATAACCACGATAAAGCCCTGGGTACGGCTTTCGATTATTTAAAATACCTGGGCACATCCACAAAATCACCGGAAGAGATCAAAGCCAATTTTTACAGTCTGGCTTGCTCGTTCAACGTTTTTCCGGGGACAGAAAGGGTATATGTTTTGCTCGATGGCCTGGCAGAAAACATGAGCAAGGCTCTTGCGCTTTTCGAAGAGCTGCTGGCCGATCCGCAAGTAAATAAAGAAGCATTCGCCAACCTGTCGGCAGATATCCTGAAGAAACGCGGCGATGCTAAACTCAACCAAGGGGCTAATTTCAGCAAATTAACCCAGTATGCGTCCTGGGGAGCGGACTCTCCCGATAACAATATATTGTCGGAAGCAGAATTGAAATCGATGGATCCGCAGCAACTGACCACACGCATCAAAAGCCTCAACGGTTTTGAGCACCGGATTATGTATTATGGTCCTGAAAACGAAAAAGAACTGCTATCCACAATTAACTCGTTACACAATGTCCCGGCAAAGTTAAAACCGGTACCCGAAACCGACCGGTTCAAACAAGTAGAAACCAACGAGAACAAAGTGCTTTTAGCCGAATACGATGCAAAACAGATTTACCTGGGAATGGTTTCCAACGACGGCCGGTCGTTTGATCCGAAAGTCGAAGCTATGCGTGAATTATACAACGAATATTTTGGCGGAAGCATGAATGCGATCGTGTTTCAGGAAATGCGCGAAGCGCGCGGACTGGCTTATTCGGCAAATGCGTACCTGAATGCTCCGACGAAATTGAAATACCCCTACACGATGCGAACGTTTATTGCTACTCAAAACGATAAAATGGACGATGCACTACAGGCGTTCCACCTTATTCTGAAAGAGATGCCGTTATCGGAAAATGCGTTTAACCTGGCCAAAGAAGGCTTGATTACCCGTTTGCGCACCAACAGGATTATCAAGGAAGATGTGCTGTGGAACTACATTTATGCACAGGACCTGGGCTTGAAAGTGGACAGGCGAAAAGAAATTTTCGAAAAGGTACCGTCTATGACACTGTCCGACATAAAGGCATTCCAGGAAGAATGGGTAAAAAAACGCACGTACACCTATTATATATTGGGTAAAGAAGCGGATTTAGACCTGAAAGCGCTCGAGAAATACGGGCCTATCCAAAAGGTTTCGCAGGAAGAGCTGTTCGGGTATTAGGATAAAGCATTTAGGGCGCCAAATGGCGCCCTAAATGCTTTTACTGATGTTCCCGCCGCAGCAAA
This portion of the Petrimonas sulfuriphila genome encodes:
- a CDS encoding insulinase family protein; protein product: MKKITSFAIIVLIATISTSVFSQNSDLKYKTVPNDPISARIYTLDNGLKVYMSVNPETPRIQTYIAVRVGGKNDPAETTGLAHYFEHLMFKGTKKFGTQDYTQEEPMLKEIEGLFEKYRNTEDDTQRRAIYKEIDSISYAASKLAIPNEYDKLMKTIGATGTNAYTGFDMTVYTENIPSNQIENWARIQSDRFQNNVIRGFHTELETVYEEKNMSLTRDSRKVYEKVLASLFPHHPYGKQTVLGTQEHLKNPSIINIKNYYKTYYVPNNMAICVAGDFDPDEMIKIIDTYFGEMKPNPSLPVIEPSAGQPITKPVETDVLGQEAENVTLGWRMGGWATPDKDMLDIISLIMNNGKAGLIDLNLLQQQKVLSAYSGAYSMADHCAFVMNATPKKGQTLEQVRDLLLGEVEKLKKGDFPQELITASINNMKLSEMYRIESNGGRANWFVNSFINGTEWANEVTRIDRIAKITKKQIVDFANEKFRNNYAVIYKREGKDPTELKIDKPQITPIATNRDAVSTFVKEIQDARVTPIEPVFLDFDKDMKILTAKSKIPVLYKQNVTNGIFSLIYVFDMGNNHDKALGTAFDYLKYLGTSTKSPEEIKANFYSLACSFNVFPGTERVYVLLDGLAENMSKALALFEELLADPQVNKEAFANLSADILKKRGDAKLNQGANFSKLTQYASWGADSPDNNILSEAELKSMDPQQLTTRIKSLNGFEHRIMYYGPENEKELLSTINSLHNVPAKLKPVPETDRFKQVETNENKVLLAEYDAKQIYLGMVSNDGRSFDPKVEAMRELYNEYFGGSMNAIVFQEMREARGLAYSANAYLNAPTKLKYPYTMRTFIATQNDKMDDALQAFHLILKEMPLSENAFNLAKEGLITRLRTNRIIKEDVLWNYIYAQDLGLKVDRRKEIFEKVPSMTLSDIKAFQEEWVKKRTYTYYILGKEADLDLKALEKYGPIQKVSQEELFGY